In the genome of Vicia villosa cultivar HV-30 ecotype Madison, WI linkage group LG7, Vvil1.0, whole genome shotgun sequence, one region contains:
- the LOC131618573 gene encoding probable V-type proton ATPase subunit H isoform X1, with the protein MLTFEALAETSEFARKWVPFSTKYAIEPRAPEWYFSKKIDYLKDKVQPSFVKDRRAMKVELTAAEVESLRSELVDLEEKEAQLKAHVRQKNQNGSASNGGASNEKKSITSIDDVLIGLVKWLCEQLLYETCLCIWLLSYYEPAIEYLATSRTLPRLIDVVKSSTKEKV; encoded by the exons ATGTTGACATTTGAGGCTCTTGCTGAGACATCAGAATTTGCTAGGAAATGGGTTCCTTTCAGTACGAAATATGCAATTGAACCGCGAGCACCTGAGTGGTACttttcaaagaaaattgactATTTGAAAGATAAGGTGCAACCATCGTTTGTCAAAGATCGTAGAGCAATGAAG GTTGAATTAACGGCTGCAGAAGTAGAGTCTCTTCGATCAGAACTTGTTGATTTAGAAGAGAAGGAGGCTCAGTTAAAAGCTCA TGTCAGGCAAAAAAATCAGAATGGCAGTGCTTCAAATGGAGGAGCATCAAATGAAAAGAAGTCAATTACctctattgatgatgttttgatagGATTGGTAAAATGGCTTTGTGAGCAG CTTCTTTATGAAACATGTCTCTGCATATGGCTCTTGTCATACTATGAGCCTGCAATTGAATATTTGGCTACTTCAAGGACCCTTCCAAGACTTATTGATGTTGTTAAGAGTTCTACAAAAGAAAAGGTATAG
- the LOC131618573 gene encoding probable cellulose synthase A catalytic subunit 8 [UDP-forming] isoform X2: protein MLTFEALAETSEFARKWVPFSTKYAIEPRAPEWYFSKKIDYLKDKVQPSFVKDRRAMKVELTAAEVESLRSELVDLEEKEAQLKAQ from the exons ATGTTGACATTTGAGGCTCTTGCTGAGACATCAGAATTTGCTAGGAAATGGGTTCCTTTCAGTACGAAATATGCAATTGAACCGCGAGCACCTGAGTGGTACttttcaaagaaaattgactATTTGAAAGATAAGGTGCAACCATCGTTTGTCAAAGATCGTAGAGCAATGAAG GTTGAATTAACGGCTGCAGAAGTAGAGTCTCTTCGATCAGAACTTGTTGATTTAGAAGAGAAGGAGGCTCAGTTAAAAGCTCAGTGA